A single region of the Paraburkholderia sprentiae WSM5005 genome encodes:
- a CDS encoding putative bifunctional diguanylate cyclase/phosphodiesterase, giving the protein MEANTITAPRRGSLRTVMDRLRAFGRRADDERPSSANRTPPLEQVVGAVDLLAHVDDALRFIYVSDASLRFIGYHREYLKTATLHDLVAPADVPRLDALLKQAAASGNVEKATLGLVKSLTYPITVELRVVRSSHDGVDGYAIAGFDVSSWRATEERLTQALHLDRLTSLPNQSGLLHALLDAQQKADAHGTPVALLLLDLDDYQRVNRALGYDAGDEMLRDTSRRLLNMTSPNETIARVASDEFAILVKPAASRTDAAATAEALARRLLTAIQQPYVFKGQQVHLSASIGIALYPDVRHANDTGGHDTHLLRWADHALLQAKAAGGNTLAFYVPDDNPADAERLKLEADLYDGVRNGEFSLHFQPITSSRTRGVVGVEALIRWTHPVHGLVPPSMFIPLAESIGLINFLGNWVLKVACMQLIQWDAKGIALQYVAVNVSPQQFRDPRFKDSVREAIELTGIDPRRLVFEITESLLMHDPAHAKALLEELTAMGIRFAVDDFGTGYSSLAYLQRFPLAKLKIDRSFVENLLTSRNDQAIVSAVVGLAQTLDLELVAEGVETEAQRTLLTEMGCDHIQGWLVCKALPSEELAQRFETRELQLHGA; this is encoded by the coding sequence ATGGAAGCGAACACGATCACCGCGCCCCGCCGGGGCTCCTTGCGCACGGTCATGGACCGGCTGCGAGCGTTCGGCCGGCGCGCGGACGACGAGCGACCGAGCAGCGCGAACCGCACGCCCCCGCTGGAACAGGTGGTCGGCGCGGTCGACCTGCTCGCGCACGTCGACGATGCGTTGCGCTTCATCTACGTGTCCGACGCGAGCCTGCGCTTCATCGGCTATCACCGCGAGTACCTCAAAACCGCCACGCTGCACGATCTGGTTGCGCCCGCCGACGTGCCGCGCCTCGACGCGCTGCTCAAGCAAGCGGCGGCCTCGGGCAACGTCGAAAAAGCGACGCTCGGGCTCGTCAAGTCGCTGACCTACCCGATCACGGTCGAGCTGCGCGTCGTGCGCAGCAGCCACGACGGCGTCGACGGCTATGCGATCGCCGGCTTCGACGTGTCGTCGTGGCGCGCCACCGAAGAGCGCCTGACCCAGGCGTTGCATCTGGACCGGCTGACCAGCCTGCCGAACCAGTCGGGTTTGCTGCACGCGTTGCTCGACGCGCAACAGAAGGCCGACGCGCACGGCACGCCGGTCGCGTTGCTGCTGCTCGATCTGGACGACTATCAGCGCGTGAACCGCGCGCTGGGCTACGACGCCGGCGACGAGATGCTGCGTGACACGTCGCGGCGCCTGTTGAACATGACGAGCCCGAACGAAACGATCGCGCGCGTCGCGAGCGACGAGTTCGCCATCCTCGTGAAGCCGGCCGCGAGCCGTACCGACGCGGCGGCCACCGCGGAAGCGCTGGCGCGGCGTCTGCTCACCGCGATCCAGCAGCCGTACGTGTTCAAGGGTCAGCAGGTGCACCTGTCGGCCAGCATCGGCATCGCGCTGTACCCGGACGTGCGCCACGCCAACGACACCGGCGGCCACGACACGCACCTGCTGCGCTGGGCCGACCACGCGCTGTTGCAGGCGAAGGCCGCGGGCGGCAACACGCTCGCGTTCTACGTGCCCGACGACAACCCGGCCGACGCCGAGCGCCTGAAGCTGGAGGCCGACCTCTACGACGGCGTACGCAACGGCGAGTTTTCGCTACACTTCCAGCCGATCACGAGCAGCCGCACGCGGGGCGTGGTCGGTGTCGAGGCGTTGATCCGCTGGACGCATCCGGTGCATGGCCTCGTGCCGCCGTCGATGTTCATTCCGCTCGCCGAGTCGATCGGGCTCATCAACTTCCTCGGCAACTGGGTGCTGAAGGTCGCGTGCATGCAGCTGATCCAGTGGGACGCGAAGGGCATCGCGCTGCAGTACGTGGCCGTCAACGTATCGCCGCAGCAGTTTCGCGATCCGCGCTTCAAGGACTCGGTGCGCGAGGCGATCGAGCTGACCGGCATCGATCCGCGCCGCCTCGTGTTCGAGATCACCGAAAGTCTGCTGATGCACGACCCGGCGCACGCGAAGGCCTTGCTCGAAGAGCTGACCGCGATGGGCATCCGCTTCGCCGTCGACGACTTCGGCACCGGCTATTCGAGCCTCGCGTACCTGCAGCGTTTTCCGCTCGCGAAGCTCAAGATCGACCGGAGTTTCGTCGAGAATCTGCTAACCTCGCGAAACGATCAGGCAATCGTTAGCGCTGTCGTCGGCCTTGCGCAAACGCTCGACCTCGAACTGGTTGCCGAGGGCGTCGAAACAGAAGCGCAACGCACGCTGCTCACCGAGATGGGCTGCGATCACATTCAGGGCTGGCTCGTCTGCAAGGCGCTGCCGTCCGAAGAACTCGCGCAGCGCTTCGAGACGCGCGAGCTTCAGCTACACGGCGCGTAA
- a CDS encoding HDOD domain-containing protein — MVKAAVLDRLWTRMSERGDFPMLSQSLRTTMAAVTNDDLDFTGLVQVVLSDFALTQKVLRLANSAMYMAFGGNITTVSRALMVLGMDAVGHLVVGLKIVDHFHHSAPRRIDAKLELNRTLLSGCVARKLTERGDLRAGEEAVVCTLMRQIGKLLVVFYLDAEWDQIRRHIDAGAPEADACVLVLGVTFDEIGAEAAVRWRLPDTIRAGMREFDPQDVTQPRQVQWLRAITNYSTAVADVLTQQNMPEWEREARIGELAHEFSGALNTDAEVLLQMSVALAREEGGDGVMAEIVELRANADAIAREALTPEARIAVGVKDLRDLPEGSPLAPALAMAAETVLAGLGFARVVVFVKHSNGTFKARLGLGPKIDAAMPRLTFNTAFEPDVFHLAIANSVGIFIENARDPKMVARLPEWFRRSFDDARAFVLLPVLDETDQTVALLYGDWSHTQEARRISQKEMGVLNELAQELGRFFGQGQMREMETM; from the coding sequence ATGGTAAAGGCGGCAGTGCTCGACCGGCTCTGGACGCGAATGAGCGAGCGCGGCGATTTCCCTATGCTGTCGCAATCGCTGCGCACCACCATGGCGGCAGTGACCAACGACGACCTCGACTTCACCGGCCTCGTGCAGGTGGTGCTGTCGGACTTCGCGCTCACGCAGAAAGTACTGCGGCTCGCGAACTCGGCGATGTACATGGCGTTCGGCGGCAACATCACGACCGTGTCGCGCGCGCTGATGGTGCTCGGCATGGACGCGGTCGGCCATCTGGTCGTCGGTCTGAAGATCGTCGATCACTTTCATCACAGCGCGCCGCGCCGCATCGACGCGAAGCTCGAACTGAACCGCACGCTGCTGTCGGGCTGCGTCGCGCGCAAGCTGACCGAGCGCGGCGACCTGCGCGCCGGCGAGGAAGCGGTGGTCTGCACGCTGATGCGGCAAATCGGCAAGCTGCTCGTCGTGTTCTATCTCGACGCGGAATGGGACCAGATTCGCCGCCATATCGACGCCGGCGCGCCCGAAGCCGATGCGTGCGTGCTGGTGCTCGGCGTCACGTTCGATGAAATCGGCGCCGAAGCCGCCGTGCGCTGGCGCCTGCCCGACACGATCCGCGCGGGCATGCGCGAGTTCGATCCGCAGGACGTGACGCAACCGCGCCAGGTGCAGTGGCTGCGCGCGATCACCAATTACTCGACCGCGGTCGCCGACGTGCTCACGCAGCAGAACATGCCCGAGTGGGAACGCGAGGCACGCATCGGCGAGCTTGCGCACGAGTTCAGCGGCGCGCTGAACACGGATGCCGAGGTGCTGCTGCAGATGAGCGTCGCGCTCGCGCGCGAGGAAGGCGGCGACGGCGTGATGGCGGAAATCGTCGAGCTGCGCGCGAATGCCGATGCGATCGCGCGCGAGGCGCTCACGCCCGAGGCGCGCATCGCGGTCGGCGTAAAGGACCTGCGCGACCTGCCCGAGGGCAGCCCACTCGCGCCGGCGCTCGCGATGGCAGCGGAGACCGTGCTCGCGGGCCTTGGCTTCGCGCGCGTCGTGGTGTTCGTCAAGCACAGCAACGGCACCTTCAAGGCGCGTTTGGGTCTCGGGCCGAAGATCGACGCGGCGATGCCGCGGCTCACGTTCAACACCGCGTTCGAGCCCGACGTGTTCCACCTCGCGATCGCGAACTCGGTGGGCATTTTCATCGAGAATGCGCGCGATCCGAAGATGGTCGCGCGGCTGCCGGAGTGGTTCCGCCGCTCGTTCGACGATGCTCGCGCGTTCGTGCTGCTGCCGGTCCTCGACGAAACGGATCAAACGGTCGCGCTGCTCTACGGCGACTGGTCGCACACCCAGGAGGCGCGCCGCATCTCACAGAAGGAGATGGGGGTGCTCAACGAACTGGCTCAGGAGTTAGGACGTTTTTTCGGCCAGGGGCAGATGCGGGAAATGGAGACGATGTGA
- a CDS encoding EAL and HDOD domain-containing protein — MSERPVVRSARSPRPIPRDVEVRDAFAGSSAGYAEHEHPDLAAQYVYVGRQPILDRDGALHAYELLFRAGTYNYAEISDDAQATAQVVARTIGGIGVPAVLGQHRGFVNIDRALLFSDIVHLMPPERFVLEILETVHYDASLARRLHELRRAGFQVALDDVHDLSDELSAMLPYADIVKIDFLQTPRRTVAKLAAMLRAHGKTLLAEKVETREDFALAHQLGFDLFQGYFFARPQVLAAPRNRSLRPGLLRLLALLSRDAGIVELEAELKLNPGVVVQLLRLVNSSAFGLGRNIASLREAIIATGTRQIARWAQLLLYADTGELPWRADPLVHLAATRSRFMELAANWLRPADSEFADAAFMTGIFSLVHIVLDSTPDAVLEKLGLAPQICEAIVARKGELGALLLIAEVAGEGGDAAPVARAAGFPALTPDVMSELNLSAAAWFGAHVAESGV, encoded by the coding sequence ATGTCTGAACGCCCCGTCGTCAGGTCCGCCAGATCTCCACGGCCCATCCCGCGGGACGTCGAGGTGCGTGATGCATTCGCCGGCTCGTCGGCCGGCTATGCTGAGCACGAGCACCCGGACCTGGCCGCGCAATACGTCTATGTCGGTCGCCAGCCGATTCTCGATCGCGACGGCGCGCTCCATGCCTACGAGCTGCTGTTTCGTGCCGGAACGTACAACTACGCCGAAATCAGCGACGACGCGCAGGCCACCGCGCAGGTGGTCGCGCGCACGATCGGCGGAATCGGCGTGCCGGCCGTGCTCGGCCAGCATCGCGGCTTCGTCAATATCGATCGCGCGCTGCTCTTTAGCGACATCGTCCATTTGATGCCGCCCGAGCGCTTCGTGCTCGAAATCCTCGAAACCGTGCACTACGACGCCTCGCTCGCGCGGCGTCTGCACGAACTGCGCCGCGCCGGCTTCCAGGTTGCGCTCGACGACGTGCACGATCTGTCCGACGAGCTGAGCGCGATGCTGCCATACGCCGACATCGTCAAGATCGACTTCCTGCAGACGCCGCGCCGCACGGTCGCGAAGCTCGCAGCGATGCTGCGCGCCCACGGCAAGACGCTGCTCGCCGAAAAGGTCGAGACGCGCGAGGACTTCGCGCTCGCCCACCAACTCGGCTTCGATCTGTTCCAGGGCTACTTCTTCGCGCGGCCGCAGGTGCTGGCCGCGCCGCGCAACCGCTCGTTGCGCCCGGGCCTGTTGCGGCTGCTCGCGCTGCTCTCGCGCGACGCCGGCATCGTCGAGCTCGAGGCGGAGCTGAAGTTGAACCCAGGCGTGGTCGTGCAACTGCTGCGGCTCGTCAATTCGAGCGCATTCGGCCTCGGGCGCAACATCGCGTCGCTGCGCGAGGCGATCATCGCGACCGGCACGCGGCAGATCGCGCGCTGGGCGCAGCTGTTGCTGTACGCGGACACGGGCGAACTGCCGTGGCGTGCCGATCCGCTCGTGCATCTGGCCGCGACGCGCTCGCGTTTCATGGAGCTTGCCGCGAACTGGCTGCGTCCGGCCGACAGCGAATTCGCCGACGCCGCATTCATGACCGGGATTTTTTCGCTCGTGCACATCGTGCTCGACAGCACACCCGATGCGGTGCTCGAAAAGCTCGGCCTCGCGCCGCAGATCTGCGAGGCGATCGTCGCGCGCAAGGGCGAGCTGGGCGCGCTGCTGCTGATCGCCGAGGTCGCGGGCGAGGGCGGCGACGCCGCGCCGGTCGCGAGGGCGGCGGGCTTCCCGGCGCTGACGCCCGACGTGATGTCGGAGCTGAACCTGTCGGCGGCGGCGTGGTTCGGCGCGCACGTGGCGGAGTCGGGCGTTTGA
- a CDS encoding peroxiredoxin yields MKTKHIPAALAAVMAFGFAMHSPLACATLKPGDVAPTFTAEASLGGKTYTYSLGDELKKGPVVLYFYPAAFTKGCTIEAHQFADAVDEYKKYGASVIGVSHDNIDTLTKFSVSECRSKFPVAADADAKVIGAYDAGMPMKAGMANRVSYVISPDGKIIYEYTSLSPEKHVENTLNALKQWAAAHKGQ; encoded by the coding sequence ATGAAGACAAAACACATACCGGCAGCACTGGCAGCCGTCATGGCGTTCGGATTCGCAATGCATTCGCCGCTCGCTTGCGCAACCCTGAAGCCCGGCGACGTGGCACCGACGTTTACCGCCGAGGCCTCGCTCGGCGGCAAGACCTACACGTATTCGCTTGGCGACGAACTGAAGAAAGGCCCGGTCGTGCTGTACTTCTATCCGGCCGCGTTCACGAAGGGCTGCACGATCGAGGCGCACCAGTTCGCCGATGCGGTCGACGAGTACAAGAAATACGGCGCGTCGGTGATCGGCGTGTCGCACGACAACATCGATACGCTGACGAAGTTTTCGGTCAGCGAATGCCGCAGCAAATTCCCGGTCGCGGCCGACGCCGACGCGAAGGTGATCGGCGCGTACGACGCGGGCATGCCGATGAAGGCCGGCATGGCGAACCGCGTGTCTTACGTGATTTCGCCCGACGGCAAGATCATCTACGAGTACACGAGCCTGTCGCCCGAAAAGCATGTCGAGAACACGCTGAACGCGCTCAAGCAGTGGGCGGCCGCGCATAAGGGTCAATGA
- a CDS encoding efflux RND transporter permease subunit has translation MNLSRPFISRPVATTLLAIGIALSGVFAFTKLPVAPLPQVDFPTISVQATLPGASPETVATSVASPLERHLGSIADVTEMTSQSSVGSTRITLQFGLNRNIDGAARDVQAAINAARADLPTSLRSNPTYHKVNPADAPILILALTSSTLTAGQLYDSAATVLQQSLSQVQGVGEVDVSGSANPAVRVELLPHALSHYGIGLEDVRAALAAANANSPKGSIEFGENRVQLYTNDQASKASQYKDLVIAYRNGAPVKLSDMGEVVDSVEDLRNLGLFNGKRSVLVILYRQPGANIIETVDRVKAMLPQLHASLPADVDISPTSDRSITIRASLHDTERTLVIAVALVVMVVFLFLRNWRATLIPSVAVPISIVGTFGAMYLMGFSIDNLSLMALTIATGFVVDDAIVVLENISRHIEDGVPRMKAAFLGAREVGFTVMSISISLVAVFLPILLMGGIVGRLFREFALTLSLAIAVSLVVSLTLTPMMCSRLLREPHEKHQENRFGRWLEGGFTSMQRGYERTLGWALLHPLLIVMVLLLTIALNVALYIIVPKGFFPQQDTGRLVGGIQADQSTSFQAMKGKFSEMMAIVGKNPAVDSVVGFTGGRQTNSGFMFVSLKPKSERKLSADQVIQQLRAPLGDVAGARTFLQAVQDIRVGGRQSNAQYQFTLLADSTPDLYKWGPKLTEALQARKELADVNSDQQQGGLEAMVTIDRATASRLGIKPAQIDNTLYDAFGQRQVSTIYNPLNQYHVVMEVAPRYWQSPEMLKQIFVSTSGGSASGAQTTNAPAGTVTSKATSTAATTSAATGGTAATTATSAASIAADSARNQAINSIAASGKSSASSGAAVSTAKETMVPLSAIASFGPGTTPLSVNHQSQFVASTISFNLPPGVSLSTATQAIYDTMAQIGMPATIHGSFQGTAQAFQQSMSDQPILILAALAAVYIVLGILYESYIHPLTILSTLPSAGVGALLALLLFKTEFSIIALIGVILLIGIVKKNAIMMVDFAIDASRKGMSSRDAIYQACLLRFRPIMMTTFAALLGALPLAFGSGEGAEMRAPLGISIVGGLIVSQMLTLYTTPVVYLYMDRIRVRWEARKARRAGGAAPTSS, from the coding sequence ATGAACCTGTCGCGTCCGTTTATCTCCCGACCGGTCGCCACCACGCTGCTGGCCATCGGCATCGCGCTGTCGGGCGTGTTCGCGTTCACGAAGCTGCCGGTCGCGCCGCTGCCGCAGGTCGACTTCCCGACCATCTCGGTGCAGGCGACGCTGCCGGGCGCGAGCCCGGAGACCGTCGCGACGAGCGTCGCGAGTCCGCTGGAACGGCATCTGGGCTCGATCGCCGACGTGACCGAGATGACGTCGCAAAGCTCGGTCGGCTCGACGCGCATTACGCTGCAGTTCGGCCTGAACCGCAACATCGACGGCGCAGCGCGCGACGTGCAGGCGGCGATCAACGCGGCGCGTGCCGACCTGCCCACGAGCCTGCGCAGCAACCCGACCTACCACAAGGTCAACCCGGCCGACGCGCCGATCCTGATTCTCGCGCTCACGTCGAGTACGCTCACGGCCGGCCAGCTCTACGATTCGGCCGCCACCGTGCTGCAGCAGTCGCTGTCGCAGGTTCAGGGGGTCGGCGAAGTGGACGTGAGCGGGTCGGCCAATCCGGCCGTGCGCGTCGAGCTGCTGCCGCACGCGTTGTCGCATTACGGCATCGGCCTCGAAGACGTGCGCGCGGCGCTCGCCGCGGCCAACGCGAACAGCCCGAAGGGCTCCATCGAGTTCGGCGAGAACCGCGTGCAGTTGTACACGAACGACCAGGCGAGCAAGGCGTCGCAGTACAAGGACCTCGTGATCGCCTATCGCAACGGCGCGCCGGTGAAACTCTCCGACATGGGCGAGGTCGTCGATTCGGTCGAGGACCTGCGCAACCTCGGTCTCTTCAATGGCAAGCGCTCAGTGCTGGTGATTTTGTACCGGCAGCCGGGCGCGAACATCATCGAGACCGTCGACCGCGTGAAGGCGATGCTGCCGCAGCTGCACGCGTCGCTGCCCGCCGACGTCGACATTTCACCGACCTCGGACCGTTCCATTACTATCCGCGCGTCGCTGCACGACACCGAGCGCACGCTGGTGATCGCGGTCGCGCTGGTCGTGATGGTCGTCTTCCTGTTCCTGCGCAACTGGCGCGCCACGTTGATTCCGAGCGTGGCCGTGCCGATCTCGATCGTCGGCACCTTCGGCGCGATGTACCTGATGGGCTTTTCGATCGACAATCTATCGCTGATGGCATTGACCATCGCGACCGGCTTCGTCGTCGACGACGCGATCGTCGTGCTCGAAAACATCTCGCGCCACATCGAAGACGGCGTGCCGCGCATGAAGGCCGCGTTCCTCGGCGCGCGCGAGGTCGGCTTCACGGTGATGTCGATCAGCATCTCGCTGGTCGCCGTGTTCTTGCCGATCCTGCTGATGGGCGGCATCGTCGGACGGCTGTTTCGCGAGTTCGCGCTGACGCTGTCGCTCGCGATCGCGGTCTCGCTAGTCGTATCGCTGACGCTCACGCCGATGATGTGCTCGCGCCTGTTGCGCGAGCCGCACGAAAAGCATCAGGAAAACCGCTTCGGCCGCTGGCTCGAAGGCGGCTTCACGTCGATGCAGCGCGGCTACGAGCGCACGCTCGGCTGGGCGCTCCTGCATCCGCTGCTGATCGTCATGGTTCTGCTGCTGACCATCGCGCTGAACGTCGCGCTTTATATCATCGTGCCGAAGGGCTTCTTCCCGCAGCAGGACACGGGGCGCCTCGTCGGCGGCATCCAGGCCGACCAGAGTACGTCGTTCCAGGCGATGAAGGGCAAGTTCTCGGAGATGATGGCGATCGTCGGCAAGAACCCGGCGGTCGACAGCGTGGTCGGCTTCACCGGCGGCCGGCAGACCAACTCGGGCTTCATGTTCGTGTCGCTGAAGCCGAAGAGCGAACGCAAGCTCTCCGCCGACCAGGTGATCCAGCAACTGCGCGCGCCGCTCGGCGACGTGGCCGGCGCGCGCACGTTCCTGCAGGCGGTGCAGGACATTCGCGTCGGCGGCCGGCAATCGAACGCGCAGTATCAGTTCACGCTGCTCGCCGACTCGACGCCCGACCTGTACAAGTGGGGGCCGAAGCTCACCGAGGCGCTGCAGGCGCGCAAGGAGCTCGCGGACGTGAACTCCGACCAGCAGCAAGGCGGTCTCGAAGCGATGGTGACGATCGACCGCGCCACGGCATCGCGCCTCGGCATCAAGCCCGCGCAGATCGACAACACGCTGTACGACGCATTCGGCCAGCGCCAGGTGTCGACGATCTACAACCCGCTGAATCAGTATCACGTCGTGATGGAAGTCGCGCCGCGCTACTGGCAGAGCCCGGAGATGCTCAAGCAGATTTTCGTCAGCACCTCGGGCGGCAGCGCGAGCGGCGCGCAAACCACCAATGCGCCGGCCGGCACCGTGACGTCGAAAGCGACCAGCACGGCGGCCACGACGAGCGCGGCAACCGGCGGCACCGCGGCCACCACGGCGACGAGCGCGGCCAGCATCGCGGCCGACTCCGCGCGCAATCAGGCGATCAATTCGATCGCGGCGAGCGGCAAGTCGAGCGCGTCGTCTGGCGCGGCGGTATCGACCGCGAAGGAAACGATGGTGCCGCTGTCGGCGATCGCGAGCTTCGGGCCGGGCACCACGCCGCTGTCGGTCAATCACCAGAGCCAGTTCGTCGCCTCGACGATCTCGTTCAACCTGCCGCCGGGCGTGTCGTTGTCCACCGCGACCCAGGCGATCTACGACACCATGGCCCAGATCGGCATGCCCGCCACGATTCACGGCAGCTTCCAGGGCACCGCGCAAGCGTTCCAGCAGTCGATGTCCGATCAGCCGATCCTGATCCTCGCTGCGCTCGCGGCGGTGTATATCGTGCTCGGCATCCTGTACGAGAGTTACATCCACCCGCTGACGATCCTCTCGACGCTGCCGTCCGCAGGGGTCGGCGCGCTGCTCGCGCTGCTGCTGTTCAAGACCGAGTTCAGCATCATCGCGCTGATCGGCGTGATCCTTCTGATCGGCATCGTAAAGAAGAACGCGATCATGATGGTGGACTTCGCGATCGACGCGTCGCGCAAGGGAATGTCGTCGCGTGACGCGATCTATCAGGCCTGCCTGCTGCGCTTCCGGCCGATCATGATGACGACCTTCGCCGCGCTGCTCGGCGCATTGCCGCTCGCGTTCGGCAGCGGTGAAGGCGCGGAGATGCGCGCGCCGCTCGGTATTTCGATCGTCGGCGGGCTGATCGTCAGCCAGATGCTGACGCTGTATACGACGCCCGTCGTCTATCTGTACATGGATCGCATCCGCGTGCGCTGGGAGGCGAGAAAGGCACGCCGCGCGGGCGGCGCGGCACCGACGTCGTCATGA